The genome window GGTTGTTTTTGCGGATCCGAACAACGCCGCCGCGAAGGGCCTTTTGGCCGATACCCTGGAACAGCTGGGCTACCAGACGGAAAACGGCACCTGGCGCAACAACTTCCTGCAGGGCGCTTTTGAACTGCGCAACGGCACGCCGAAGATAAAAATCCCCGGCGTGGCCACCCCGGACGTGGTCAAAGCCATGAGCCCGGACATGCTTCTGGACTACATGGGCATACGGTTGAACGCCGCCAAGGCCGAGGGCAAGGTGCTGACCATCGCCTGGATGCAGCCCGGCCAGGACGCCCCGTACGCCATTGAGCTGCAAAACTCGGCCCTGATCTACACCCAGGGCAAAAAGCTGGCCTCGCCCGGGGCCACCATCACCGCCGCCAGCGGCGATCTGGCCGAAGTGCTCATGGGCCAGGCGTCCCTAAGCGACAAGATTAAGGACGGCAGCCTGGCGATCAGCGGCAACGGGAACGCGGTGCAGGAGCTCTTCTCGCTGCTGGATGAGTTTGAGCTGATGTTCAACATCGTCACGCCGTAACCCGGCCCGCCTCGTGGGTAAAAGAGCAGGGGGTACGCGGCCGCGTACCCCCTTGCTTTACGTGTGTTTTTCCGGTGTCAGCCGTACTCCACAAAGGTCCCATCGCGCAGTTCCCGGAAGGCCTGGTCCAACTCCTCCTGGGTGTTCATGACAATGGGGCCGCCCCAGGCCACGGGCTCGCGCAGCGGTCTGCCCATGACGACGACGAGCCGGGAATCCGTATCCCCGCCGCGCAAGGTGATGCATTCCCCGGGTCCGAACAGCACGGCGTGCCGGGCGTGGATGGGCGTCGCGGCGCAATAGTTCTTGCCGTTTCCGCCGCAGGGCGATTCCCCCGGCACCGGGCCGGAGCTGCAATCGCCATACAGAACGTAGGCGAAAACCGTGTCTTCCGGATTCGTTGCAAGGGTCCAGAGCGCTCCCGCTTTCAACGTGACGTCCAGGAACGTGACCGGGACGTAATCGGCCCGCATGGCTCCCGGATGGCCCTTGTATTCGCCGGAGAGCACGCGCACGGCCGCGCCGTCCTCCGCGACCACGGCGATCATGCCGGGCTGGATGTCGCGGTATTGCGGCTCGGCCATCTTGTCCTTTTTCGCGAGGTTGACCCAGAGTTGCAGGCCCAGCATGCGGGGCGAGGGTTGGGGCATTTCCTGGTGCAGAATGCCGCCGCCCGCCGTCATCCACTGGCAGCCGCCGCTGACGATGGTGCCTGCGTTGCCGAGGCTGTCCTGGTGGTCGATTTCGCCTTCGGCAAGGTAGGTCACGGTCTCGATTCCCCGGTGCGGGTGCATGGGGAACCCCGCGACATAGTCATCCGGGTTTTGG of uncultured delta proteobacterium contains these proteins:
- a CDS encoding putative Quercetin 2,3-dioxygenase (Evidence 3 : Function proposed based on presence of conserved amino acid motif, structural feature or limited homology; Product type pe : putative enzyme), whose translation is MDTTHNPQPRSRCVARQVAGNPAVDGAGVRLVRVLGPQTIKDFDPFLMLDAFDSQNPDDYVAGFPMHPHRGIETVTYLAEGEIDHQDSLGNAGTIVSGGCQWMTAGGGILHQEMPQPSPRMLGLQLWVNLAKKDKMAEPQYRDIQPGMIAVVAEDGAAVRVLSGEYKGHPGAMRADYVPVTFLDVTLKAGALWTLATNPEDTVFAYVLYGDCSSGPVPGESPCGGNGKNYCAATPIHARHAVLFGPGECITLRGGDTDSRLVVVMGRPLREPVAWGGPIVMNTQEELDQAFRELRDGTFVEYG